The Henckelia pumila isolate YLH828 unplaced genomic scaffold, ASM3356847v2 CTG_477:::fragment_2:::debris, whole genome shotgun sequence genome has a window encoding:
- the LOC140872814 gene encoding probable methyltransferase PMT20 gives MKDKDGKPSTHPSKNSRAVPISIMFIALCGFSFYLGGIFCNEKDRYVSKDISKSVETSEESIGGSLQIKAVTFPECGLEFQDYTPCTDPKRWKKYSLHRLSFLERHCPPVFEKKECIIPPPDGYKLPIRWPKSRDECWYRNVPYDWINKQKSNQHWLKKEGEKFLFPGGGTMFPNGVSLYVDLMQDLIPEMKDGTIRTAIDTGCGVASWGGDLLDRGILTVSLAPRDNHEAQVQFALERGIPAILGVISTQRLPFPSSSFDMAHCSRCLIPWTEFGGIYLLEINRVLRPGGFWVLSGPPVNYENRWRGWNTTIEEQKSDYEKLQELLTSMCFKLYKKKDDIAVWQKLSDSSCYSKLDAPDVYPPKCDDSLEPDSAWYTPIRGCVVTPNLKYKKLALKSLPKWPERLHTAPERVSDIRGGSDGGFKHDDSKWKTRVKHYRKLLPAIGTDKIRNIMDMNTMYGGFAAGLVEYPSWVMNVVSSYAPNTLGVVYDRGLIGTYHDWCEAFSTYPRTYDLLHLDGLFTAESHRCEMKYVLLEMDRILRPNGYALIRESSYLVDAVAALAKGMRWGCRKEDTEYAVESEKILICQKKLWYSKKSSR, from the exons ATGAAGGATAAAGATGGAAAACCAAGTACACACCCTAGTAAAAATTCTAGAGCAGTTCCCATATCCATAATGTTCATCGCCTTGTGTGGATTTTCGTTCTATCTTGGTGGAATTTTTTGTAATGAAAAAGATAGATATGTATCTAAAGATATCAGTAAATCTGTGGAAACATCCGAGGAATCGATCGGAGGATCTCTTCAAATTAAAGCTGTAACTTTTCCCGAATGCGGCCTCGAATTTCAAGATTACACGCCCTGCACAGATCCAAAG AGATGGAAAAAGTACAGCCTTCACCGCCTTTCGTTTCTTGAACGACATTGCCCTCCTGTGTTTGAAAAGAAAGAATGCATAATTCCCCCACCTGATGGTTATAAATTACCAATCAGATGGCCAAAGAGCAGGGACGAATGTTGGTACAG GAATGTTCCATATGATTGGATTAACAAACAAAAGTCTAATCAACATTGGCTTAAGAAAGAAGGGGAGAAGTTCCTTTTCCCCGGTGGTGGCACAATGTTTCCCAATGGTGTCAGTCTGTATGTTGATTTGATGCAAGATTTGATCCCGGAAATGAAAGATGGAACAATCCGAACTGCCATCGATACCGGATGTGGG GTTGCTAGCTGGGGAGGAGATTTACTCGACCGTGGGATCTTGACGGTCTCGCTTGCCCCTAGAGATAATCACGAGGCTCAAGTTCAATTTGCTCTAGAACGCGGAATTCCTGCCATTCTTGGTGTCATCTCAACACAGCGACTCCCTTTTCCATCAAGTTCTTTTGACATGGCACATTGCTCAAGATGCCTTATACCATGGACCGAATTCG GTGGAATTTACCTATTAGAGATAAACCGTGTTCTTCGGCCTGGTGGTTTCTGGGTTCTCTCGGGCCCTCCGGTGAACTATGAGAATCGTTGGAGGGGATGGAACACGACCATTGAAGAGCAGAAATCCGATTATGAAAAGTTGCAAGAATTGCTTACTTCAATGTGTTTCAAATTGTACAAGAAGAAAGACGACATTGCTGTCTGGCAGAAATTATCAGATAGCAGCTGTTACAGTAAACTTGATGCTCCCGATGTGTATCCTCCAAAATGCGATGACAGTCTTGAACCCGATTCAGCATGGTACACTCCAATCCGAGGTTGTGTCGTTACTCCTAATCTCAAGTACAAAAAACTAGCATTAAAATCGCTACCAAAATGGCCGGAACGGCTGCATACTGCCCCAGAACGTGTGTCTGATATTCGTGGTGGAAGTGACGGTGGTTTCAAGCACGACGATAGTAAATGGAAGACACGAGTAAAACACTACAGGAAGTTGCTCCCAGCTATCGGAACAGACAAGATAAGAAACATCATGGACATGAACACTATGTATGGAGGTTTCGCTGCTGGTTTAGTTGAGTACCCTTCATGGGTCATGAATGTTGTTTCCTCTTACGCTCCTAATACACTCGGCGTAGTCTACGATAGAGGCCTCATCGGGACATATCACGACTG GTGTGAGGCTTTCTCAACGTATCCTCGAACATACGATCTTCTTCATCTAGACGGCCTTTTCACCGCCGAAAGTCACAG GTGTGAAATGAAGTATGTTTTGCTCGAAATGGACCGTATCCTCCGGCCAAACGGTTACGCCTTAATTCGCGAATCGAGCTACCTTGTGGATGCGGTGGCTGCATTAGCTAAAGGGATGAGATGGGGCTGTCGGAAAGAAGACACCGAATACGCTGTCGAATCAGAAAAGATTCTGATTTGCCAGAAGAAACTCTGGTATTCAAAGAAAAGTTCAAGATAA